The Xanthomonas rydalmerensis genomic interval CCAGCCTGCAGGAGAACGCGCCATGTTCCGACCGTGGATGGGAATCGCCGCCGTGCTGCCGCTGCTGGCCGCGTGCGCGCCGCCGGCGGCGTTGCAGCCGGCCAGTGCCGGCCCCGCCGTGCAGGGCGATGGCCGCTGCAATGTCGACGCGGTGGCCTGGGCCGTCGGCCAGGAAGCCACCCAGGCGACCATGAGCCGGGTCTGGAAGGAGAGCGGAGCCGGCGTGGTGCGGCCGATCGCGCCGGGCCAGGCGGTGACTCGCGACCTGCGCC includes:
- a CDS encoding I78 family peptidase inhibitor, with the translated sequence MFRPWMGIAAVLPLLAACAPPAALQPASAGPAVQGDGRCNVDAVAWAVGQEATQATMSRVWKESGAGVVRPIAPGQAVTRDLRLDRLNVFLDGSNHIVRTTCG